A window from Acidobacteriota bacterium encodes these proteins:
- a CDS encoding HTTM domain-containing protein: MNSRLIGGWNRFWFEPRSTQSLCLFRIFFGVVFLMKMTGFSNLQRIGRLRARFPRHQFTDEADYYLDAFRLPVPGFERLPVPELWQYQALEYLLLVAGVLFTVGLATRWAGGAIAVIWLYQFLLSQFTYRHHVMVIAVVMLVLAFSRCDEYYSLSAYLRGPEAPRPRRPILPIRLLQVFLSIVYFFSFAGKLNPSWISGDIMLVFEHQGSVSGDLADGLDWLFAWPALAGLGELFYRSLAWFTLGAEGLLAFGIWVPRWRNCTILVGLLLHLGIDLTMSVATFSFQMFALYVVLIQPESGRLLAYYDGESPAARVAMRRCRLFDWLQRVTWIDMSRVEHEAAPPFEPIEGEIVVQGGDGRWLRGYSALVRLCAHFPLGFLPSWLMRAPGVRYLGARLLPAYPVTSGARLDP; the protein is encoded by the coding sequence GTGAATTCCCGCCTGATCGGAGGGTGGAACCGCTTCTGGTTCGAGCCACGCTCGACCCAGAGTCTGTGCTTGTTCCGCATCTTCTTCGGCGTCGTTTTCCTGATGAAGATGACCGGGTTCAGCAACCTGCAGCGCATCGGCAGGCTCCGCGCCCGGTTTCCCAGGCACCAATTCACTGACGAAGCGGACTACTACCTCGACGCCTTCCGACTCCCCGTTCCCGGATTCGAACGGTTGCCGGTGCCCGAGCTGTGGCAGTACCAGGCTCTGGAATACCTTCTTCTCGTCGCCGGAGTTCTCTTCACTGTAGGGCTCGCGACCCGTTGGGCCGGTGGGGCGATCGCCGTCATCTGGCTCTACCAGTTCCTCTTGAGCCAGTTCACCTACCGTCACCATGTGATGGTCATCGCCGTGGTGATGCTAGTACTCGCCTTCAGCCGGTGCGACGAATACTACAGCCTGTCCGCCTACTTGCGGGGGCCCGAGGCCCCACGGCCACGGCGACCCATCTTGCCGATTCGGCTGCTCCAGGTCTTCCTGTCGATCGTCTACTTCTTCAGCTTCGCCGGAAAACTGAATCCGAGCTGGATCAGCGGCGACATCATGCTGGTCTTCGAGCATCAGGGTTCGGTCTCGGGAGACCTGGCCGACGGTCTCGACTGGCTCTTCGCCTGGCCGGCGCTCGCCGGTCTTGGCGAGCTCTTCTACCGGTCCCTGGCGTGGTTCACTTTGGGCGCGGAGGGCTTGCTCGCCTTCGGAATCTGGGTTCCGCGGTGGCGGAATTGCACCATTCTGGTGGGGCTGCTCTTGCACCTGGGGATCGATCTGACGATGAGCGTGGCTACCTTCAGCTTCCAGATGTTCGCGCTCTATGTGGTCCTGATCCAGCCGGAGTCCGGTCGGTTGCTGGCGTACTACGACGGCGAAAGCCCAGCGGCGCGCGTCGCCATGCGCCGCTGCCGCCTGTTCGACTGGCTTCAGCGAGTGACCTGGATCGACATGAGCCGTGTCGAGCACGAAGCCGCACCCCCTTTCGAACCAATCGAAGGTGAAATCGTCGTTCAAGGAGGCGACGGTCGCTGGCTGCGAGGCTACTCGGCCCTCGTCCGCCTCTGCGCCCACTTTCCCCTCGGTTTCCTCCCCTCGTGGTTGATGCGCGCCCCTGGCGTCCGGTATCTCGGGGCCCGGCTGCTCCCGGCCTATCCGGTCACCTCCGGTGCTAGGCTCGATCCGTGA